The following nucleotide sequence is from Myxosarcina sp. GI1.
GGTTGGTTCTCTAACTGCAAACATCAATAATAAGCAGTCAGCATTAGCTACGGGAGGGCGCTGAAGTACTGTTTGGCGGGGCAGTACGCGAGAAATTGCACCGCGATTATCCTGCCAGTCTGGTTCTTCAATGACGACACGATCGCCGACTATTACTTTCTGACCAATTTTTTTTAAACGGCTACGGCGAGTACAGAGTAAATACTGTTGCGAAATTGTTTTTCTACTATTTAGATTGGACTCCAAGCGCACTTGATAGAAGTTAGCCTGAACGGCGACTACCGTTCCCCATAACTCGCATTTTTCCAAAAGCGACTCATCAGCCATCACAAAGTTTCAGGACGACGAACTAACAGCGAAAAAAATTCCTGTCGATCTTCAATTTTTTCTAACTGATATCCTTCCATTGTCAGACTATCGGGAACTTGTTCGATTGGTTCGCCGGGGTCGAGCCACACTTCAAGTAAAGAACCAGGGGACATTTGTTCTAAACGTAGCTTAGTGCGTACGAAGTTAATCGGACAGGGAGTACCTCTCAAATCGAGACGAGCGTCTGCTCCAATTGAGGATGATTCGCTCATTAGTGAAACAATCCTCCTAAAAATCCTTCTTTACCACCTTTACCCAGTTTCTCACCTTTTATTTTAGCTAGTTCACTTAGCAGCTCTCGCTCTTTACTATTGACGCGAGTAGGAATATTTACTTTAACCGTAATTAAATGGTCGCCTCGACTTACGGGATTACCTAGTTTTGGTACGCCTTTGTTTTCGAGAGTCAAAATCGTGTCTGGCTGTGTACCAGCAGGGATAGCAAGGTCTTCTTTGCCATCTACAGTA
It contains:
- a CDS encoding sulfurtransferase TusA family protein; its protein translation is MSESSSIGADARLDLRGTPCPINFVRTKLRLEQMSPGSLLEVWLDPGEPIEQVPDSLTMEGYQLEKIEDRQEFFSLLVRRPETL